From the genome of Colwellia psychrerythraea 34H, one region includes:
- the pheT gene encoding phenylalanine--tRNA ligase subunit beta has translation MKFSESWLREWVNPALSSDDLAHQITMAGLEVDGVDPVAGEFSGVVIGEVVECGPHPDADKLQVTKISLGDYSSTTVEKGELVTIVCGAKNCRLGLKVAVATVGAVLPGDFKIKKAKLRGVPSFGMLCSESEIGLADDSDGIMELASDAPLGQCVREYLDLNDVTIDVDLTANRGDCLGLKGLAREVGVLNSLEVSEPTITAVAPTIDDVITINIEANEACPRYLGRVIKGINPNATTPLWMVEKLRRCGTRSIDPVVDVTNYILLELGHPMHAFDLAKLDGGINVRFANKDEKLTLLDENEVTLKEGTLVIADENKALAMAGIFGGLESGVTNNTTDLFLESAFFAPLAILGKARQYGLHTDSSHRYERGIDPTLQHDAIERATELLLSIVGGQAGPVVEAKSDADIPQTKDVNLRRKMLDSRIGHHIEDAQVSEILTRLGFTVTTTGEGEAKVWQVIVPAYRFDIKIEVDLIEEVARIFGYNNIPNIAPKATLKMCEQKEANLSLSNLKQTLVNRDYQEAITYSFVDPKVQALLHPGQEVMTLPHPISSEMSVMRLSLWTGLLQSMVYNQNRQQGRIRLFETGLRFVPDESAENGVRQQNMIAGVISGLRVDEHWSMEKAATDFYDIKGDVEALLALTCDAQGYEFSKAEVDALHPGQTAQITKNGVFVGCVGTLHPELERKLGLNGRTLIFELLLSEVLVQKIPEATDISRFPANRRDLAIVVKEDVDAKNVLQLIEKVGGNYLIDLNLFDVYKGQGIDDGFKSLAIALVLQDTSKTLEEKDITDVIDRVVATLKTELNASLRD, from the coding sequence ATGAAATTTAGTGAATCTTGGTTACGTGAATGGGTTAATCCTGCACTTTCTTCGGATGATTTAGCGCATCAAATAACAATGGCTGGCTTAGAGGTTGACGGTGTTGATCCGGTAGCAGGCGAATTTAGTGGTGTTGTTATTGGTGAAGTGGTTGAATGTGGCCCACACCCTGATGCAGATAAGTTGCAAGTAACAAAAATTAGTTTAGGCGATTACAGTTCTACTACGGTAGAAAAAGGCGAGTTAGTTACTATCGTTTGTGGTGCTAAAAACTGTCGTCTAGGTTTAAAAGTTGCAGTGGCAACGGTCGGCGCAGTATTACCAGGCGACTTTAAAATTAAGAAAGCAAAATTACGTGGTGTACCTTCTTTTGGTATGTTGTGTAGTGAATCTGAAATTGGTTTAGCTGATGACTCAGATGGCATTATGGAATTAGCAAGTGATGCGCCATTAGGTCAATGTGTCCGTGAATATTTAGACTTGAATGACGTTACTATTGATGTCGATTTAACAGCTAACCGTGGTGACTGTCTAGGCCTTAAAGGTTTAGCTCGTGAAGTAGGTGTGTTGAACTCTTTAGAAGTTAGTGAACCAACAATTACTGCTGTAGCGCCAACAATTGATGATGTTATTACCATTAATATTGAGGCTAATGAAGCATGTCCTCGTTATTTAGGTCGTGTTATTAAGGGTATTAACCCTAACGCAACCACGCCACTTTGGATGGTAGAAAAACTTCGTCGTTGTGGAACACGTTCAATAGACCCTGTTGTTGATGTTACTAATTACATCTTACTTGAATTGGGTCATCCAATGCATGCCTTTGATTTAGCCAAACTAGACGGCGGTATCAATGTACGTTTCGCAAATAAAGACGAAAAATTAACATTATTAGATGAAAACGAAGTCACGTTAAAAGAAGGTACTTTAGTTATTGCTGATGAGAACAAAGCATTAGCCATGGCAGGTATCTTTGGTGGACTTGAATCAGGTGTTACCAATAACACCACTGATCTATTTTTAGAAAGTGCATTTTTTGCACCGTTAGCTATCTTAGGTAAAGCGCGTCAATACGGCTTACATACAGACTCTTCACATCGTTATGAGCGTGGTATAGACCCAACGTTACAGCATGACGCAATAGAACGAGCGACTGAATTATTGCTAAGCATTGTTGGTGGTCAAGCAGGCCCAGTTGTTGAAGCTAAATCTGATGCAGATATTCCACAAACAAAAGACGTAAACTTACGTCGTAAAATGTTAGATAGTCGCATTGGCCATCATATTGAAGATGCACAAGTGAGTGAAATTCTTACGCGTCTTGGTTTTACTGTAACCACTACAGGTGAAGGCGAAGCTAAAGTATGGCAAGTGATTGTGCCAGCATATCGTTTTGATATTAAAATCGAAGTTGATTTAATTGAAGAAGTGGCACGTATTTTTGGCTATAACAATATTCCAAATATTGCGCCAAAAGCTACTTTGAAAATGTGTGAGCAAAAAGAAGCTAACCTTTCTTTATCAAATCTGAAACAAACATTAGTAAATCGTGATTACCAAGAAGCGATCACCTACAGTTTTGTTGATCCGAAAGTACAAGCCTTATTGCACCCAGGACAAGAGGTGATGACGCTACCACATCCAATTTCTTCTGAAATGTCGGTAATGCGTCTAAGTTTATGGACCGGTTTGTTACAGTCGATGGTTTACAATCAAAATCGTCAGCAAGGCCGCATTCGTTTATTTGAAACTGGCTTACGTTTTGTTCCAGATGAAAGTGCAGAAAACGGTGTTCGTCAACAAAACATGATTGCAGGTGTTATTAGTGGTCTTCGTGTTGATGAACATTGGAGCATGGAAAAAGCGGCAACCGACTTTTATGATATTAAAGGTGATGTTGAAGCTTTATTAGCACTGACTTGTGATGCACAAGGTTATGAGTTTTCAAAAGCTGAGGTTGATGCTTTACATCCAGGGCAAACGGCGCAAATTACTAAAAATGGCGTTTTTGTCGGTTGTGTTGGAACCTTACACCCTGAATTAGAAAGAAAATTAGGCTTAAACGGTAGAACATTAATTTTCGAACTATTATTGTCTGAAGTTTTAGTGCAAAAAATCCCTGAAGCCACCGATATATCTCGCTTTCCTGCCAATCGCCGTGACCTAGCAATAGTAGTAAAAGAGGATGTTGATGCAAAAAATGTGTTACAACTTATTGAAAAGGTTGGCGGAAATTATTTAATTGATCTAAACTTATTTGATGTATACAAAGGTCAAGGCATTGATGACGGTTTTAAAAGTCTAGCCATAGCCCTAGTATTACAAGATACCAGTAAAACTCTTGAAGAAAAAGACATCACTGATGTCATTGATAGAGTTGTTGCAACATTAAAAACAGAACTAAATGCATCACTGAGGGACTAA
- a CDS encoding YHS domain-containing (seleno)protein encodes MNMIIKNFTAFTFMSCLLLFTASAHAESEIYTEYFSDLAVSGYDSVAYFEQGKPVKGDSDYSFEYKKATWQFSSQAHLALFKANPEKYAPQYGGYCAWAAADGRTASGDPLQWTIIDNKLYLNYNAAVKEDWLKDAEKFIIEADNNWPELLK; translated from the coding sequence ATGAACATGATCATTAAAAATTTTACCGCATTCACCTTTATGAGTTGTTTGTTGTTATTTACCGCAAGTGCCCATGCTGAATCAGAAATATATACAGAGTATTTCAGTGATCTTGCCGTTTCGGGTTACGACTCAGTCGCTTATTTCGAACAAGGTAAGCCAGTAAAAGGAGATAGCGACTATAGCTTTGAATACAAAAAAGCAACTTGGCAGTTTAGCTCTCAAGCCCATTTGGCACTTTTTAAAGCGAATCCAGAAAAATATGCGCCACAATACGGTGGTTATTGCGCTTGGGCTGCTGCAGATGGCCGTACAGCCAGTGGTGATCCTCTACAGTGGACAATAATTGATAATAAACTTTACTTAAACTATAACGCTGCAGTTAAAGAAGATTGGTTAAAAGACGCTGAAAAATTCATTATTGAAGCCGATAATAACTGGCCTGAACTTTTAAAATAA
- a CDS encoding NRDE family protein, which translates to MCTVSWLVDNNDYHVFFNRDEQRSRSLAIAPKPLSINNTSTLMPIDPDGNGTWISTNEFGLSLCLLNYYQGIKPQGALISRGLLVKTLSAKKTLQEAHQALSQSTLNDYASFSLLAFGFDASGQFVQQTWQWNGEQLTKIELNSPFTSSSVEFEHVSTSRLALANRMPMRSVADLAIYHQSHQPDKSHLSACMHRTDAKSVSFSHIHVSQQQSFFHYKNASPCSSQPFETSELAR; encoded by the coding sequence ATGTGCACCGTAAGTTGGCTGGTTGATAACAATGATTATCATGTATTTTTTAACCGCGACGAACAACGAAGTCGCAGCTTGGCCATAGCACCTAAGCCATTAAGCATAAATAATACCTCAACCTTAATGCCGATTGATCCCGATGGAAATGGCACTTGGATAAGCACTAATGAGTTTGGCTTAAGTTTATGCCTGTTAAATTATTATCAAGGTATTAAACCTCAAGGCGCTTTGATCAGCCGTGGACTATTAGTGAAAACCTTGTCAGCGAAAAAAACGCTACAAGAGGCGCATCAAGCACTGTCGCAGTCAACACTTAATGATTATGCATCATTTAGCTTATTAGCCTTTGGTTTCGATGCTAGTGGCCAATTTGTGCAACAAACGTGGCAATGGAATGGCGAGCAGTTAACTAAAATAGAACTAAACAGTCCTTTTACTTCCTCATCGGTTGAATTTGAACATGTCAGTACGTCTCGACTAGCCCTCGCAAACCGAATGCCCATGAGGAGTGTTGCTGACTTAGCAATTTATCATCAAAGCCATCAACCTGACAAAAGTCATTTGTCTGCTTGTATGCACCGCACCGATGCAAAAAGCGTTAGTTTTAGTCATATTCATGTCAGCCAACAGCAAAGTTTTTTTCATTATAAAAACGCATCACCCTGCTCTAGCCAACCATTTGAAACCTCTGAACTAGCTCGTTAA
- a CDS encoding D-2-hydroxyglutarate dehydrogenase YdiJ — protein sequence MLPHISHQNHLPPLYNDFISSLKNKNFTGDINASYSARLSVATDNSIYQQLPQLVIQPRTQSDIVLLATTASNEQYLSIKFSARGGGTGTNGQSLTPGVVVDLSKYMNKVLEINVEEKWVRVEAGVVKDQLNDFLRPHGFFFAPDLSTSNRATVGGMINTDASGQGSLVYGKTSNHVLALTSVLANGEVLNTEPMTLAQAQNLAQKSTVEGESQTQTHTISHSTSHATSHARIMAQVLDSCIENRELVLKTFPRLNRFLTGYDLENVLKTNDDGDIIGVDLSRLITGSEGSLAFVCEAKLNINPIRVAKTLINIKYDSFDSALRHSPSLVEAKATSVETIDSRVLNLAKQDIVWHSVSDLITDVPGKVMDGINVVEYNGDSIEGLAAQVAQLTSGLDVLISKDGSLDKSSESRGVIGYQVTSDLASINKIYAMRKKAVGLLGKTEGSQKPLAFAEDTAVPPENLADFIGEFRALLDGYELNYGMFGHVDAGVLHVRPALDMCDPEQEKLLRTISDKVVKLTAKYGGLMWGEHGKGYRSEYGPEFFGEHLFNELRKIKAAFDPLNRMNPGKICTPFDSSEQLVSVDDTKRGFYDRQIPVTVKESFTAAMDCNGNGLCFNYDADSPMCPSSKITRDRRHSPKGRAGLMREWLRLLEKQGVDILKLEDNINTSKSIWSVKEILTNAADKLRLNFISKPQQDENGNGDFSHEVMEAMQGCLACKACASQCPIKVDVPDFRSRFINIYYSRYARPLKDHLVANVEILAPLMAKAPKIVNAVLNTKLYDKLSAKTIGYVNTPLLSVPTLKKQVKKAGFSGFDLTKLQRLTTQQRKGYVLIVQDPFTSFYDATTVESMMSLIKKLGLEPILLPFKPNGKAQHVKGFLARFAKTAKSSSDFLNQLAALDIPMLGMDASMVLCYRDEYAKTLQEKRGDFSVLLAHEWLLTFIKEDTAFKGAFSSTEHSKAQAFKLFSHCTEKTALVNSENEWQSIFEHFGLALEKVSVGCCGMAGTYGHEKTNLDNSKGLFELSWQAKLETLASEQVLATGFSCRSQVKRFSDLKARHPVAAILDSLS from the coding sequence ATGCTTCCCCATATTAGTCATCAAAATCATCTTCCTCCTTTATATAATGATTTTATTAGTTCATTAAAAAATAAAAACTTTACTGGTGATATTAATGCCAGTTACAGCGCGAGACTATCAGTCGCAACCGACAACAGCATTTACCAGCAGTTGCCACAATTGGTTATTCAACCACGTACTCAATCCGATATTGTTTTACTGGCTACAACAGCAAGTAATGAGCAATATCTGAGTATTAAATTCAGTGCACGTGGTGGCGGTACCGGTACCAACGGGCAAAGTTTAACACCAGGTGTTGTGGTTGATTTATCTAAATACATGAATAAAGTATTAGAGATTAATGTTGAGGAAAAGTGGGTACGTGTCGAAGCGGGTGTGGTTAAAGATCAGCTTAATGATTTTCTACGTCCCCATGGCTTTTTCTTTGCTCCTGATTTATCCACCTCGAATCGAGCCACTGTTGGCGGTATGATCAATACCGATGCTTCTGGGCAAGGCTCGTTAGTTTATGGAAAAACGTCTAATCATGTTTTAGCACTAACGTCGGTACTTGCTAATGGTGAGGTCTTAAATACTGAGCCAATGACATTAGCGCAAGCTCAAAACTTAGCTCAGAAAAGTACTGTTGAGGGCGAAAGTCAAACCCAAACTCATACGATCTCTCATTCAACATCACACGCGACTTCTCATGCAAGGATAATGGCGCAAGTGCTTGACTCATGTATTGAAAATCGCGAATTAGTGTTAAAGACATTTCCACGATTAAATCGTTTTTTAACGGGGTATGATTTAGAGAACGTATTAAAAACAAATGATGATGGTGACATTATTGGCGTTGATTTATCACGCTTGATCACTGGCTCAGAAGGTTCATTGGCATTTGTTTGCGAAGCAAAGCTAAACATTAATCCTATTCGTGTTGCTAAAACACTCATTAATATCAAATACGATAGTTTTGATTCCGCACTTCGTCACTCTCCTTCGCTCGTTGAAGCCAAGGCAACGTCAGTAGAAACGATAGATTCAAGGGTATTAAATCTCGCGAAACAAGATATTGTTTGGCACAGTGTCAGTGACTTAATCACTGATGTGCCAGGAAAAGTGATGGATGGCATTAATGTTGTTGAATATAACGGCGATAGCATTGAAGGCTTAGCCGCTCAGGTTGCACAGCTCACCTCAGGCCTTGATGTTTTAATTAGCAAAGATGGTTCATTAGATAAGTCATCAGAAAGTCGTGGCGTCATTGGTTATCAAGTGACTTCAGACCTTGCCAGTATTAACAAAATTTATGCCATGCGTAAAAAAGCGGTTGGTTTGTTGGGTAAAACTGAAGGCAGTCAAAAACCGTTAGCCTTTGCTGAAGATACCGCCGTACCACCAGAAAATCTTGCTGATTTTATTGGTGAGTTTCGTGCACTACTTGATGGTTACGAGTTAAATTATGGCATGTTTGGCCATGTCGATGCGGGGGTATTACATGTACGCCCAGCCCTTGATATGTGCGATCCTGAGCAAGAAAAGTTATTACGTACCATCTCTGATAAAGTCGTTAAACTAACCGCTAAATATGGTGGTCTAATGTGGGGTGAACACGGTAAGGGCTATCGCAGTGAATATGGCCCTGAATTTTTTGGTGAACACCTGTTTAACGAGCTAAGAAAAATCAAAGCAGCGTTTGACCCGCTTAATAGAATGAACCCAGGTAAAATTTGCACACCATTTGACTCAAGCGAGCAATTGGTGAGCGTTGATGATACCAAGCGCGGTTTTTATGATAGACAAATCCCTGTGACGGTTAAAGAGTCATTTACTGCCGCTATGGATTGTAACGGCAATGGTTTGTGTTTTAACTATGATGCCGATAGCCCAATGTGTCCGTCGAGTAAAATTACTCGAGATAGACGTCACTCTCCTAAAGGACGCGCTGGTTTAATGCGTGAATGGTTGCGTTTATTAGAGAAGCAGGGCGTTGATATTCTAAAACTTGAAGACAACATTAATACATCGAAAAGCATCTGGTCGGTTAAAGAGATACTAACGAATGCTGCTGATAAACTTCGACTTAATTTTATTAGTAAACCACAACAAGATGAAAATGGTAATGGTGACTTCTCTCATGAAGTAATGGAGGCAATGCAAGGTTGTTTAGCGTGTAAAGCGTGTGCAAGCCAATGTCCTATTAAAGTCGATGTACCCGATTTTAGGTCACGGTTTATTAATATATATTACTCTCGTTATGCCAGACCATTAAAAGATCACCTTGTCGCTAACGTGGAGATACTTGCGCCGTTAATGGCTAAAGCACCTAAAATCGTTAATGCGGTACTTAACACTAAGCTCTATGACAAGTTATCAGCCAAAACTATTGGTTATGTTAATACGCCATTATTATCAGTGCCTACCTTAAAAAAACAAGTGAAAAAAGCAGGCTTCTCTGGTTTTGATTTAACTAAATTACAGCGGTTAACCACGCAGCAACGCAAAGGTTATGTACTGATAGTACAAGATCCTTTTACCTCATTTTATGATGCTACTACGGTAGAAAGTATGATGAGCTTGATTAAAAAATTGGGTTTAGAGCCGATTTTATTACCTTTTAAACCAAATGGTAAAGCGCAACATGTTAAAGGGTTTTTAGCGCGATTTGCTAAAACAGCAAAATCAAGCAGTGACTTTTTAAATCAACTAGCGGCACTCGATATTCCAATGTTGGGAATGGATGCTTCGATGGTCTTGTGTTATCGCGATGAATACGCGAAAACCTTGCAAGAAAAACGTGGTGATTTTTCGGTATTACTGGCTCATGAATGGTTATTAACTTTTATTAAAGAAGATACGGCTTTTAAAGGGGCATTTAGCTCAACAGAGCACTCAAAAGCTCAGGCATTTAAACTCTTCTCTCATTGCACCGAGAAAACAGCTTTAGTGAACAGTGAAAATGAATGGCAATCAATTTTTGAACACTTCGGTTTAGCCTTAGAAAAAGTCAGTGTTGGTTGTTGTGGCATGGCAGGCACTTACGGGCATGAAAAAACTAACTTAGATAATTCGAAAGGTTTATTTGAATTAAGCTGGCAGGCGAAGTTAGAAACGCTAGCGAGTGAACAAGTATTAGCAACTGGGTTTTCTTGTCGATCACAAGTGAAACGTTTTAGTGATTTAAAAGCCAGACATCCTGTAGCGGCCATCTTGGATTCTTTAAGCTAA
- a CDS encoding DinB family protein — MNKIINGSIESLDQMIDFITGLSDETYMMAPKPLFNSSIGQHLRHILDVYMALMSSDNLEKINYDIRRRGLALETVRSEGLIELNVIHQWLMTFDADLLTLPTTVQSEVSVCSEQSAQMASSMGRELCFASSHLTHHLALMAAIAKFLGHDVNNEFGVAPTTATFLRSQQQKSDTCAP; from the coding sequence ATGAATAAAATAATTAACGGTAGCATCGAATCATTAGACCAAATGATAGACTTTATCACGGGCCTTAGCGATGAAACCTATATGATGGCGCCTAAGCCTTTATTTAATAGCTCAATTGGCCAACATTTACGTCATATTCTCGACGTTTATATGGCATTAATGAGCAGTGACAATTTAGAAAAAATTAATTACGATATCCGCCGCAGAGGCTTAGCGCTTGAGACTGTTCGAAGTGAAGGCCTTATTGAATTAAACGTGATACACCAGTGGCTTATGACATTCGATGCAGACTTGCTGACCTTGCCAACTACCGTTCAAAGTGAAGTATCAGTGTGTAGTGAGCAATCAGCACAAATGGCATCATCCATGGGACGTGAATTATGCTTTGCCTCAAGTCATTTAACGCACCATTTAGCGCTGATGGCAGCTATTGCAAAGTTTTTAGGGCATGACGTTAACAATGAATTTGGCGTGGCACCAACCACTGCCACTTTTTTGCGTAGCCAACAGCAAAAGAGTGATACATGTGCACCGTAA
- a CDS encoding cyanophycin synthetase: MKAIKKFIYAWISQKFMGGCSSYNSLETRKGCRSKEQARDVFSKGSIPHAQGKIFFNPWVAHQFAKEHGFPLVIKPNVSGFSRGSHFPITSYGQLYKAIFLAKLWWPTTVVEQYLQGKNYRVVVIKGQVMSVIERFAPFVMGDGKTTIHQLIDQENVVRESMKLFPCISHLKKNAITVKFLKKQNLTLDDIPAEGEVITLFYRISLAPGGVVKTIDKTTISMKNTALFLKVLDLFDANILGIDVIFEHDITKDYSDQKCIFLEVNSRPYLKMHDYPRFGKKEDLTPYFKQLEQLDISQADIF; this comes from the coding sequence ATGAAAGCCATTAAGAAATTTATTTACGCGTGGATCAGTCAAAAATTCATGGGTGGATGCAGCAGTTACAATTCATTAGAAACTCGCAAGGGCTGCCGCTCTAAAGAACAGGCGCGCGATGTCTTTTCAAAAGGCAGTATTCCTCATGCCCAGGGTAAAATATTCTTTAACCCTTGGGTTGCTCATCAATTTGCTAAAGAACATGGATTTCCATTAGTTATTAAACCCAATGTAAGTGGTTTCTCTCGTGGCAGTCATTTTCCTATTACTAGCTATGGACAATTATACAAGGCCATTTTTTTGGCTAAACTGTGGTGGCCAACAACAGTGGTTGAGCAGTATTTACAAGGGAAAAACTACCGTGTGGTAGTCATTAAAGGCCAAGTAATGTCGGTGATTGAACGTTTTGCTCCCTTTGTTATGGGCGACGGAAAAACGACAATTCATCAACTTATTGATCAAGAAAATGTAGTGCGTGAATCAATGAAGCTGTTTCCGTGTATTTCACACCTTAAGAAAAATGCCATCACAGTTAAGTTTTTGAAGAAACAAAACTTAACGTTAGACGACATTCCTGCTGAAGGTGAAGTGATCACTTTGTTTTATCGTATTTCATTAGCACCAGGTGGTGTTGTTAAAACGATTGATAAAACAACTATATCGATGAAAAACACAGCGTTATTTTTAAAAGTACTAGACTTGTTTGACGCCAATATATTAGGCATTGATGTTATTTTTGAACACGACATTACCAAAGATTATAGCGATCAAAAATGCATATTTTTAGAAGTGAACTCACGACCTTATTTAAAAATGCATGATTACCCTCGTTTTGGTAAGAAAGAAGATTTAACACCCTATTTTAAGCAGCTTGAACAGCTTGATATTAGTCAGGCAGATATTTTCTAA
- a CDS encoding integration host factor subunit alpha, producing MALTKAEVAEHLFEKVGLSKRDAKDMVEIFFEEIRETLESGDQVKLSGFGNFDLRLKSERPGRNPKTGEDIPISARKVVTFRPGQKLKSRVEDGNSD from the coding sequence ATGGCGCTTACCAAAGCAGAAGTAGCAGAACATTTATTTGAAAAAGTTGGGCTGAGCAAGCGCGACGCAAAAGACATGGTTGAAATCTTCTTTGAAGAAATTCGCGAAACTTTAGAAAGCGGTGATCAAGTAAAGCTTTCAGGTTTTGGCAATTTCGACCTACGTCTTAAAAGCGAACGCCCTGGTCGTAATCCAAAAACGGGTGAAGATATTCCAATTTCTGCCCGTAAAGTGGTTACCTTTAGACCAGGCCAAAAACTGAAAAGCCGTGTAGAAGACGGAAATAGTGACTAA
- the pheS gene encoding phenylalanine--tRNA ligase subunit alpha has protein sequence MNLDTTTIDSIVAQAEVAIAQASDPTALDQVRVNFLGKKGLFTEQMKGLGKLPKEEKPKMGQVINIAKQAVQKLLTERGELLRAQEIKEKLAAESIDVTLPGRGTQIGGLHPVTRTIARIESFFGDLGFEVKDGPEVEDDYHNFDALNIPEHHPARQDHDTFYFNPKLVLRTQTSGVQIRTMEVEQPPLRIISPGKVYRNDYDQTHTPMFHQVEGLMVDKDVSFTHLKGILHDFLHHFFEEEVEIRFRPSYFPFTEPSAEVDIMGKNGKWLEVLGCGMVHPNVLRSVGIDPEVYTGFAFGMGVERLTMLRYGVNDLRAFFENDLRFLKQFK, from the coding sequence ATGAACTTAGACACCACCACCATAGATAGCATTGTAGCGCAGGCTGAAGTTGCCATTGCACAAGCATCAGACCCAACAGCACTTGATCAAGTGCGTGTTAACTTTTTAGGGAAAAAAGGTTTATTCACCGAGCAAATGAAAGGTTTAGGTAAATTACCGAAAGAAGAAAAACCTAAAATGGGACAAGTAATCAATATTGCTAAACAAGCAGTACAAAAATTACTAACCGAACGTGGTGAATTATTACGTGCCCAAGAGATTAAAGAAAAATTAGCGGCGGAGTCTATTGATGTCACTCTACCAGGACGCGGCACTCAAATTGGTGGTTTACATCCAGTAACCCGCACTATCGCACGCATTGAAAGTTTCTTCGGTGATTTAGGCTTTGAAGTAAAAGATGGTCCAGAAGTTGAAGATGATTATCATAACTTTGATGCCTTGAATATTCCTGAACATCATCCTGCACGTCAAGACCATGATACTTTCTACTTTAACCCTAAATTAGTATTACGTACGCAAACATCTGGTGTACAAATTCGTACTATGGAAGTTGAACAACCACCATTGCGTATTATCTCTCCAGGTAAAGTATATCGTAACGATTATGATCAAACGCATACGCCGATGTTTCATCAAGTTGAAGGTTTGATGGTAGATAAAGACGTTAGTTTTACTCACCTTAAGGGAATTTTGCATGATTTCTTGCATCATTTCTTTGAAGAAGAAGTAGAAATTCGCTTCCGTCCTTCTTACTTCCCATTCACTGAACCTTCTGCGGAAGTCGATATCATGGGTAAAAATGGTAAGTGGTTAGAAGTATTAGGCTGTGGCATGGTTCACCCAAATGTTTTACGTAGTGTTGGTATAGACCCAGAAGTTTACACTGGTTTTGCTTTTGGTATGGGCGTTGAACGCTTAACTATGCTGCGTTATGGCGTAAATGATTTACGTGCATTCTTTGAAAATGATCTTCGCTTCTTAAAACAGTTCAAGTAG